AAGTTGATGTTATCCCTCCTAGCATTAAATCCCTGAAATTTGGGCGGTTTCTTGGATGTGGTGAGATACCGTTGTAATCCTGAAACCGTATAACCGATCCTCGAAAAAGACTCTgaagtttctttcttttcaggATTCCTACTGCTTGCAAGAGTTGTAGCAGTGACGTTCTGCGTCACCCTGGCGGCGTCGCTGGCTGCTCGCCATGGACCAACCATCATGGCAGGCTTCCAGATCTGCTGCCAGCTCTGGCTTGCCACGTCTCTTCTTGCTGATGGATTGGCCGTGGCAGGACAGGTCAGATTACCGTACTGGAGTCATGTAGACTGTTAAAATATAAGTGTATTGCTCATCTTTCCCCCATCTGCTTAGATTTTTTAGGTCAATTGACTAGCACATTCAGCTCGATAGATATGGTATCAAAGCTAGAGGTCTCGAGTTCGAGcgcaatttaaataaaaaataccaTTCACTCCTATTCCATGTTTAAAGCCTGGGGAAGCCTCCACGTGAGAGGAAAtattgaagtataagtgaattgacCGTCTTTTCTCATTAGCTTTGGCTTTTAGAGTCAACTGACAGTTGCATGCAGGTCAATATAGACTAGTTCATGGAGAAGTTTCAAAAGCAGAAAGTGCATTACGAACTGAACTGTGTTGTGCATGACTGATTGCAGGCAGTGCTTGCAAGTGCGTTTgccaagaatgataagaagaaGGTGGTCATCGCGACATCTCGTGTACTGCAGGTAATTCACAACGGAGCAGCAGTATTTATCAGATTGTTGTCAGTTCTTCTTCCTTCAGCTGCAAAGTAGTGCTCATGCTTAAATTGGTAACGGTATTCTTCACCCTGCAGCTGAGCATTGTCCTTGGCATGTGTCTCACTGTTGTGCTGGGGCTTGGCATGAGGTTTGGAGCTGGCATTTTCACAAAGGACCTGCCCGTGATCGAAGTCATTCACAAAGGCATCCCGGTAAGAACCTTGTCTGTTCAAAGAGGAGAGCATTTCCTAAGGTCCAGACAATGACAGATAGCTTTGTATGGCTTTAGTTTGTAGCAGGCACCCAGACGATAAATGCCCTGGCCTTCGTGTTCGATGGCATCAACTTTGGAGCATCAGACTACACATTCTCTGCTTACTCCATGGTAAACCCTCTTCACCTCTGATAAAACGCTACATAATATTTCAACTCTGAAAGGTCTCCTCAACAATGAACCCAATGAAAATCTTCAGGTTGGCGTAGCGGCTGTATCAATACCGTGTCTGGTATACCTGTCTGCGCATAACGGATTCATCGGTATATGGATCGCATTGACGATCTATATGAGCCTGAGGACCATAGCTAGCACCTGGAGGTAAGATACTACTGCCTTATCCTTTTCAGGACCGCCATTTCTTCAGTAGCCGCTAGCTTTAGCCATTAGGATTTAGGACTCACCTAGGCTGTTGCTTTTATCTGCAGGATGGGGGCAGCGAGGGGACCATGGGCGTTTCTCCGGAAGTGATGGATTGCATTCCAAGATTGAGGATGGTTGATCCCATGTAAAATCAgcatatatagtatatatagtaTGTGTCGTGTCGCTGTTTAAGCTTCGGGTATCGGAGTTAGATGGAGCTATTGCTTCTCGATCGTCTGAGCTGTGGGGAGAGTTTACATTGTCCCAGTGATTTCATGATATTGTTGTGCGCCAGTGATGGGAATTTAATATTATACATGGGTACATTGGTCTCTCTAGCCATTCCATCCTTTTTTTTGCgagatcattttttatttttattatttgagACTCTGCAAGAACTGGTATTTTTTTAgacaatgaattttttttttgcattttgcaTCATATGATGCATACAACATTTATTCATTATTATTATCTCACTTCTAAGTTAGAGGCGAGCTCAAGAAAGGACATGGGTGTATATCTGTACACccaaatttttgtaaaaaaatttcaTATATATCATCTAGCTCAAGCAGTCCAATAACTCACAAtgaaaacaaagaaagaaagtgACCCGAATTAAGAAAATAGGCTCACAACCCAAACTGCGAATTGCTCCTTTTTGATCTAAATCAATTATCTAAGTCGTCAAACTCATCCTAACACACGTAGGCAGCCAGCCACGTATGAGAGATGGAGGGCGGCGGCATGAGTAGAAGAAGAGCACAGAAAGCATGAGAGGATATGGAGGGCGACGACGGTGCAAGCCCTCGAGTGGGCACGGGCACAGAGAATGCGGGGCGCAGGCGCAAGTGCGGGCGTAGGCGCTAGCACGACGGGGCATGGGTGTGGTCAGTGCAGCCGCCGCTGGCACAACGAGCGTGACAAGTGTGGGCAGCGTACCAAGCATGAGCACTGCCAAAGCACGGTACTATTCTCATTTGTTGCTGCCTCTGCATGTTGTGCTGCACATATGCTGCATCTTTGCTCATACTTgtatatgtttatttgttttctttacATTCCATTTCACGCTAACGTCGAAAACTTCGATTTTCTAGTGCTGCATTGCGCTGCAGAGTCTAGTTAGTTATAGTAATTTTGCTAGTTCCAGTGAGACATTTCTTTCCATATATATTGCTTTCGATCTATAATTGAGaatgtaaaaaaaatgcaaaacacaTGAAATCGTTCTAGTTGTTTAGACGAATAACAGCTGATACGTcttgcaaaaataaataaataaaatggtATAACAGCAAAGCCAATCACATTATTGTGTTAGATAAAGAAACATTGAAGATAAGAAAGCATCACTTCGTAATGTTCTCGTGGAattcattcatatatatttttgcaaGGCCAAGAATTTGAATAGTATTGTATTAAAGCTACAAATATACATCAGCAAATTCTGTCTCGATTTATGTCAAAATTGGTAGTCGGGACACAACATGCATACCAGTTAAATGCGGATTTTGAGGCCACAAAAACATAAAGATTTGCACCACCACAGACAATGCTTATGAGGCCGCAACTAAACTTCTAACGTTGACCTAACCTTATAACCTGACAGCAACCAAAAGAGTGTCTCAGGCTCCAGATGTGATTGCCTACCTCTTATGCTATCCTTATTGTCCAATCGTCCACAATGCGGGCGTTGGGCCTCCGGATTGTTGGTGCAACGGGCCTGGAACCACTCCTTAAGCTAATCGGACCCGATTCAATTTCCACTTCTTGGTTTCCAGGCTCAATAATAGCCTTCTTTGCTCCCGACGATAAGCCGAGTATTATAATTCTTTCAATCACGCACTCAGTTGTAAATTTCTTCTTGCCCAAATTAGCAGGTGCAATATTGAATGAAGTTAGCTTATTGTCTGCAAATACAAAGCGGCGATGGACGAATGCCCCTTGCTGGTAATCATAACTTTTCCCATCATCCACATAAAGTTCGCCTTCTGCAGCACTTGAGCTATTGAGGGCTATCACCTGATCAATGCAACGTTACAAAGGTTAATTAGTTTCTTTGGAATTTGGATATACATGAGGATAAACTGTACCAGTAACATAGCTACTTCATCAAACAGACTGGCAGGGCCACATATTTAGCGGGTATACATTTGTGGAAATTATGCATACATCAATGTTCTACTTCAAAGCAAGAAAATCATATGCCCTTGTCCATATATTAGTTGAGCACTAGAACAAGAACAACTAACGGGGAAGTAGCTAGCTACTAAGGTTCACATGTAACTTGTCTTTAGTACAAACTACCAAGAAATATCTGCCAAAGGGTTGATATTTAACAACTATTTGCACATCAAGGAAATAAACAAGTCAATGGAACTACGAGTATACCAAATGAAATCAAAGAACAAGACGTATAGTATACAGATAATATTCTCCATAGTTGTTACGGCGGCGTGATGCGGAGTggcgacccaccaccttcatAACTTTACAGCGCGCGGCATGATGACGCCATACACACATCGGCGTGGCGAATACACACAttatagtctaggatattagAAAATCATATTGGTAAatggcaatgtaaatgtagctcaAAAGTTATAGCTAGGATATTAGGAAATCaaaatagcaatgtaaatgtagcacaaaagacatagaactctctcatctctcaaagtttcaaatctctcatctctcaaaaGTCATCCAACACAAACTCATCGAGATCGTTAGAAGCATCCACGTTCTCCACACCATCTTCAGAAGCAACCATTGGTTGGTcaccaaaatcatcaacatcaacattATCCACAATAAtgttttcttcctctccctcttcctcatcTGCTTCAACCATTCTTGATATATGTTTTGCACGATTAGCGTAGGTCTTAGGAAGGTTACAACCTCGAAGCTCACGTAATGCACCAATTGCTTCATCAACTTGATCCCATGTGAGGTCCAAAGCACTAGAACCTTGAGGTTGGGCCGTTGGGTCAACCCATTCATTTTCCCAATCAAAGTCTTCCATAATCAAAGGGTCGTAGCTTTTACCTGCTTCCTCACGGTGCTTTCAGAACCTACTAGTCATTTTTCGATTATAGGCAACataaaccaaatcattcaatcTTTTATGTTGTAACTCGGGCTAGGGTTCCTTGTGGTCGTGTCTCGGGCATCTTGTGGTTGCGGCCTTGCGGGTTCCAGTCGAGAGTCAGCCGATTATACAGGTCTCCCTCAGACCCTCACCCTCTATTGTGCCTGCCACAACGCAAAAAGACACCACACGACGCCAAAACAAGCGCTACGAGGACGCCACGGTGCTATGGCATACGCCATACACGCCGGAGTTGTGGCAAGACGTTGTTTTCTGCCATACCGATATATCGGTGTTATGGCGACGAGATATCGACGCCATGACAACTATGATATTCTTCTTACATAGGAAAACATGTTTAACGTACCAGGGTGTACGGATCGTTCACCATCTGAGTAGAACTGCGCCTGAATCTATCCTTTCTTGGCACAATTGTACCACCCCTTTGGAAGCTGGGTATGTTGTCTTCTAAAACTTGTAGCTTGTGGGACACACTTCCCTTGTATGGCGATCCATTTCTCAAGTCATACCATGACTCCTTTCCAGGAAGGTATACCGACACTGATTTCTGGTCCTGCATGAAGATATGACATATTAACAGCTAAATTATATCATTACTCAAACATATTATTCATTAACCGTGAAAAAAACAAAGTAGTCTACCTACCTCTTCATATATTCCTTGGGCCAAAAGACTTGGCCCAACCATAAACGCCTCACCGTTGTTATATGTTTCTTTGTCATCAGGGAATTCTAACCACAAAGGACGCATGACAGGAATGCCATTTACACTAGCCTCTCTGAACAGTGTGTAATAGTAGGGCAACAATGAATACCGCATATGAATTGCCTCCCTTATGATGGCAGTTCTTTGCTCTCTATAGTAAATAAGAAGATTAAGTTAGCCTTGAAAAGAATGCATTTATGTTTCCCAACTAAGCATCTTAAAGAATCTGAATCACCATAGTGAAATCGAATTATGTGATTCCTTCCCCTCTACTATCGAACATATTGAAAGTAAATTAACTTCAAAGATAAAAGCTGCACAAAGTTTAGTGTTATCTGAAGAATTACCCGAACAACCATGGCTCACGTCTCTTGGTGTCATGATGAGCGTGACCTCTAAAGAAAGGATAAAATGCTCCTACTTGGTACCAACGCACCAATAGGTCAGGTTCCGGATTTCCAAAGAATCCACCAACATCCGCACCTGTAGAAGCTTCAAATGTTAGTAAGCCTTCTAGCATCAGGATTACTGAAGTTAAGATGTAAGGTAGTTCCACCCACCAGAGAAAGTCATGCCAGTAAGACCAAGAGTTAAAACCATCGGAATAGAAGATTTAAGGTGATCCCAATCTGCAGAGTTGTCGCCTGTCCAAACTGCACCATGCCGTTGACTTCCAGCAAAGAAAGCCCTTGACAAAACGAAGGGTCTGTCTTTCCCCTCGCCTCGCTTGAGAAGCCCATCTGCGGTAGCCATATGGAAGTAGTATCCATATGCATTGTGCAGTTCTCGGTGTTCAACATCTCCATAGTGTATTGCATCCCTAGGCATGGTGACCTATTTAATGAAAAATGCTTTATCAAGATTGATCCATGAACAAGATGTTCCAATTTTTTCTATACACTTCatcatcacaattcacaagagAATGCACAAGGATATCGCAGTCCGATGACATACCTCAGGGCCATTGAAGACGGATGGCTCATTCATATCATTCCAAATGTATAGTGTTGGAGTTGATCCCTTGTAGTTTTCATAGGAGAACTTGTCAGCCCACCAGTCACGTATCTCAGGGTTCAACATATCAGGATAGGAAGATGCTCCGGGCCAGCACCATCCATCATAGTCATTCCCAGTTGCATCTTTCACATAGTACCCCTTCTCAGTTGCCTCCTGATGGAGGTGGTACGAACTGTCCCGCTTGATATGGGGATCAACGATTGTGACTATCTTCCGCCCTTTATCTGCTATCTTTCGCTGCATCTCCTCTGGGTTTGGGAAGGTTGAATGGTCCCATGTAAAATACCGCTTGCCATCTGTATGCTCAATGTCAAGCCAAAGCACATCATATGGAATATCATGCTCATCAAAACTGGCATCCACTCCGGCAACATCTGCCTCGTCCCGGTAGTTCCACCGGCACTGGTGATACCCCACCGCAAACTGCTGCGGCATTGAGGGTGTGCCTGTTACACTTATGTACTGCTTGACCACATCCTTGGGCTCAGAACCAACAAAAAAGAAGGCGTCGACCACACCAGCCTCAGCCATCCACAGTGTGTCGATCCGCCCATTCTCCGGGGCAGTGGCCCCATCCCACCCTGGTGCAAGCACGTCGATTTGCATCTCCGCAGCGTTGAGCCAGAAGAACCCTGACGACACCCGAGCGCCGTGCCCAATCATGAAGGGGATCGAGCCATACAATCCGAAGGGCGAGTCGTGGAGGAACTCGAATACGTCGAGGTTGAAGAGGCGGTAGGGTTCGGACTCCTCGACCCCCGGGCCGCGTGTGGGGCGGAGGGCGAGCGAGGTGGAGGCGTGCTCAGGGAGGCCGTACACGAAGTCGGCGCCATGGAAGGAGACGTCGAAGGTGATGGACTGCGGGCCGCGGGGGCGCGTGTCGGTGTGGCTCCGGAAGTGCTCTTCCCACGTCTCGCCCTCCGGCTTCGACTCCTGCAGCGGCTCGAAGTCGAAGAGGCCATGGGAGTTGAAGGAGAGCACGGGAGCACCCGACCCGGAGCGGTGGACGGTCAGCTCGAACGGATCGTGCTTGACGACGACGTCGAGGCCAGAGGAGAGCGCGAAGGTGGAGACGCCGCCGGTAGTCTTGGGCTCGGGGAGGTGGAGCGTGCGGGCCTCGACgtccgggaggaggacgtcggggACGTGGAACCGGCGGTGCGGCGGCAGGCTGGTGGAGTAATCCTCGTCGATTTGGAGGCGGAGCGCTCCCGAGGGCAGCGCGGAGAGGCGGAGGACGAGGGGCCGCGGGCGGGACGGATGGGAGAGCTCCGCGGAGATGGAGCCGTCAGGGGAGACGGCGAGGGAACCGGTGGCAAGGGAGAGGGGCGCGTCGAGCGAGTGCGGGGCGCGGCCCCGCGCTTGCTTGCAGAAGGGCGTCTGGTTGCAATTACGGAACTCATCCCTCTTCCACGCGCGCGCGGCGGGGGAGGCAGCGGCGAGGAGCAGCAAGAGGAGCAGGGCGGCCAGCGGCTGCGGCGGGGGGTCCATGGTGCGCGCGGCGGGGGGTGCGTGCGGGCGGGCGGATCTGGGAGTGGAGACAGTAGTAGACTGCCCTGGGACCGGGAGCCCCGCGTTGCTTGCCTCGGCCGGGAGTCCTGGGACGAGGGAGCGCCACGCGAGAGAGCGGGCTGGGCTGGCCGTATTGGAGGCAAATGGCCCGCATAGCGCGGACTGCGCGGTTAAATTTTGTGTGCTCCGCGGGCCAAATCCCCGTCAAGTCGCGGATGCGAAAAATTcatgtggaaaaaaaaaaggaaaattcatGTGGACTTACGATTTGTTGGAAccgtttatttatattaagatttgTATTAAAATGAGATGAAAAAATCGTGCGGAAGTGGTCAGAGCAGAAGTGGGTGCCTCTCACGGGCTGAGATCTGGTTTCGCCGGCCAATTCGAGCTGGGCTAAACCGTTCGTCTCACCGTGGTCAGCTACTTCACCTGTTGCAGCTTACTACAACGTAGTATAGATCATACGCTGCCATTATGTAAGATCATGCCTCGTAACTCGAGGCAAGTGAAAGtccttggttttttttttcagttatcTGCTGTGTCTGCACTTGCATCTGCTGCCTTGGCATGTACACTCGTCGCCGGATCGGAGCAAAGCACATGTACCACGGTTGTCGTCCATGATAACGCATAATGACATCCGCGTTGTTAGTTATAAGGCTTGCCAAAAGCATAAAGATCTTCGAAGCAGCTAACAGCGGAGAACCCACCGAACCCGACCAATTTCCTAGACGGAATGGAGTAGTATAGAAATGGAGAGCAGTTGTGTTTCATGCCCGAAGAAGATTAATCCATCTATCATgcttttcaaataaattattcATGCAAATCGATTGCCCTGCTTGGTTATCTTGGTTATCCATCATTTCGGGTTGACCATATAGCCACCCCGTACGGTCATGTTAAGTAGTTTAGAGCACAAGCAGAACCTAATCAGCTGTTCCTACTCGAGGTGGAAGACTAGAGCTGGGCTATTATAATTAGAGTTTGTTTGTCAGGGCTTTTAACTCTGAGAATTATTAGGGCTAGTCATCCTTAGCTTTAGAAGTTATTAGAGCTGGAGTTATAGGTATTTTGAGGGTTTTTAATTGagacattttatttttattttaaattaaaaataaatatttaaattattttattttatcatataactTTAAATCATACATAGATGTCAGAACCGAATCTCTGTCAAATAGAGTGAGTAGAGTTGTGAAGGTATTCAGAGGGTAAAAGAAGGTGAGGCCCATAATTATTTCTAGACGAGTTACGAGAAATCGTTTAaatagaattttaattaatcatcagaaaaATTATTATCAGTAATCACAAtatcaatgattaatcagaataccatcccagTAATCTCGACACATATTTTAtgtccaagatcagaacacgTACATTTCTaatatataacatcacaacaaaatttaagaaataacgagtaattaatattagattacaagttcttaagcattcaaccatttacaataatttacacaaAAGATTAGATTACCTACACAgcgaaaaaaaaactatagacaaaaaaaaaatagagccaCATGCACTTAGACTCCACAGCAAAAGCTTCATCACTCGAGAGTAGTTGTCTACTCAGGCCCATCACCAACATCGGCgaacatgaagtagccaaaaacgaGCTCCTTCTCACCAAAAGTACCTGAAAGAGTCGcgtgagtacgaatgtactcgcaagacttaatccatatagggtacctATAGATAAtccgactccaagaattatgcattgaggTATTAGCAAAGAGAAGGCGACAAGGTTATTTAAATTCATAtacgtaagcaacctagatacaTATGTGTGaacacctatacttaaccaaacaaaccttttcaaacctgtaaacaacatgaatgtaaatgtaaatggaaccatctcatatcATCAACGACCATCGACAACCATACCTAACAATACCATACCaaccatcccacattcgtgactctacgaccgatgcaaatagacatgagcatgctcatgaccgagagtgcaacaattcaaattatttttacacccttcaggggtacaactttactcaCACGACACGAGAACCATATGGCATGAGTGACCACACCGACTCACTCAAGGGGTACCTATGTCAACCTTTTTTATAcctggaaccacccacttgcaatgcccctatggcaccgaggTTACCGCGAGCATATCCCGGACACTTCCGATTCCCTGCcatcttgcttctccttttctttttctcttacgcgtcatagggccgcaagACAAGTGTCGGCACAGTGTATGATATTCGACTTAcattaccattagatcagcatgtggttagTATGAAAATGCTAGAGCTAACTGCACTGACGGATGgtacttaaacgatgcaagcggtctatggtgcccgggctcctctcccgaactaccccgaggaactcctccgcggtagaagacacccctagcaccgcccacatctcgcctcaacctcatcactcatccaaccatcaatatcataatcaatatttgtgaacgataagtaagccctaagctcgtgaacaacaaatgaaccattgctcgacttctactgagaacctatgcattgctaagcaatTCGAATGCCTCTTATGTTAGACATCGACAATTATCAAGACTACAAGGATAtgaataatcaacaactcaaggtaaaGGTAATGCATCACCATAGGTTCTATCCATAGACGCCTGACATCGACTTACTATACAtacaaacttacataaagcataacttatcaatttagactccacaattcaatcaaagggtgcaatatgcttagatgtttacCTTGTTACTttggggtttgcctgatacttcctgcacaacactcgcaaaactccggAAGGTTgacgtcgccttcactcgcttggattgTTGGCTCAACGCTCTCTAAATGGAATAAGAAtacattgcataaataataaatgatgggaaagtgtgcacatgatgcatgcttgaataatacAGGAGCAtcgtgtttcaaaaatatttgcaaagatcgctaagtgattagggttttgaagtttgaaaccccgaacaaggtaacctaagtgcACATAGCCTTGTatgggtggcggtcagaccgacgtaAAGGTAGCGATCAGACCACCGGCTTGCAGAGAGTTTCGGCCCCTGGCGGCTAGACCGCAAGCATGCCAGTGGTCAGACTGCTGTGTGATGGTCAGACCGGCACTAGTGGTGGTCTAACCCCTATATAGAGTTTTCAACTCAGATTCTTCGGCCctaactggcggtcagaccggaccTATCGACGGTCAAACCGCCAGACCTTATCGGCAACGCCCTTGCGGGGTCGTCGGTGAGGACTCCAGCGAAACCTTCGAcaatgaagggtaccaaagtgCTCCATAAGGCGAGTGGaatgcttctaaagtgatttggacaacatttaTCGAGCTAGACTCAAAATACCTCATTGATTGGATCTAGGTGAAGCTAAGGTTTTCACAGCGAAAATTGAAACAACAACCGCCATGAGCTAGGAAATGACGAAAGAAGGGTATAGGGAAGTTCACCTTGGCATGAGtgaactttgtattggatcggTTTACCTCGGGGACACTTCGATCCACCGATTTGACTTTCGGAGTGTGATGGAGCTCGCGGTGGGAGAAAACGGTGTGGGAGGCGAATCCAGCTGGGAAAAGAGGGGGaggacttggggaagtcctcagggaagctcgtgggagtcATCTCCTTTGATCCCTGGCCTTCGAACGCGGCGAATGAATCACTCCACTCTTTCTAAGGTttggtggagagagggagagagtgagagcaaatgagagaatgggagagtgagagagattgATTGCCTTAAGTGGCGCCTCTGCTGAgttctggcggtcagatcgctaATGCTCCCGGTCAGACCGCAGTAAGTCCACGTGGTAATCCCATGTGGCTACACACCGGACGATCAGACTGCGGGTAAgcccggtcagaccgtgagggtGATTTTTActgaatttttctaagtgtcccCTTATCTTCACTCTCCACCATTTTCTACATATTTAGAGCTTCTCCAAaatgctctaaaccatctctaaagtACTTGAAACACATTTCGACTCAACTCGATAACAAATACATATAATTATATGCgatgatgatcatgcatgcttaattatgtaattagcattttgggatgtgacacgaATGTGAACCCATCACCGACTTTAATGAGCCCATGGCAGAAAAATGTGCTTA
The nucleotide sequence above comes from Phragmites australis chromosome 4, lpPhrAust1.1, whole genome shotgun sequence. Encoded proteins:
- the LOC133916637 gene encoding probable glucan 1,3-alpha-glucosidase, with translation MDPPPQPLAALLLLLLLAAASPAARAWKRDEFRNCNQTPFCKQARGRAPHSLDAPLSLATGSLAVSPDGSISAELSHPSRPRPLVLRLSALPSGALRLQIDEDYSTSLPPHRRFHVPDVLLPDVEARTLHLPEPKTTGGVSTFALSSGLDVVVKHDPFELTVHRSGSGAPVLSFNSHGLFDFEPLQESKPEGETWEEHFRSHTDTRPRGPQSITFDVSFHGADFVYGLPEHASTSLALRPTRGPGVEESEPYRLFNLDVFEFLHDSPFGLYGSIPFMIGHGARVSSGFFWLNAAEMQIDVLAPGWDGATAPENGRIDTLWMAEAGVVDAFFFVGSEPKDVVKQYISVTGTPSMPQQFAVGYHQCRWNYRDEADVAGVDASFDEHDIPYDVLWLDIEHTDGKRYFTWDHSTFPNPEEMQRKIADKGRKIVTIVDPHIKRDSSYHLHQEATEKGYYVKDATGNDYDGWCWPGASSYPDMLNPEIRDWWADKFSYENYKGSTPTLYIWNDMNEPSVFNGPEVTMPRDAIHYGDVEHRELHNAYGYYFHMATADGLLKRGEGKDRPFVLSRAFFAGSQRHGAVWTGDNSADWDHLKSSIPMVLTLGLTGMTFSGADVGGFFGNPEPDLLVRWYQVGAFYPFFRGHAHHDTKRREPWLFGEQRTAIIREAIHMRYSLLPYYYTLFREASVNGIPVMRPLWLEFPDDKETYNNGEAFMVGPSLLAQGIYEEDQKSVSVYLPGKESWYDLRNGSPYKGSVSHKLQVLEDNIPSFQRGGTIVPRKDRFRRSSTQMVNDPYTLVIALNSSSAAEGELYVDDGKSYDYQQGAFVHRRFVFADNKLTSFNIAPANLGKKKFTTECVIERIIILGLSSGAKKAIIEPGNQEVEIESGPISLRSGSRPVAPTIRRPNARIVDDWTIRIA